A window of the Helianthus annuus cultivar XRQ/B chromosome 4, HanXRQr2.0-SUNRISE, whole genome shotgun sequence genome harbors these coding sequences:
- the LOC110933595 gene encoding extensin-2-like, with translation MSTSPQEDWRTYLEPARRSVSLSSSPSYHHSFGPQSENEPNDSHHSYLPLQQSGSHRAFQDPTPYFQSRFNPANQIEEPMGHNPLGPEDHFPEAQDMEMDDNPDPAKPPSGTLTHPIEISDGSSFHGSPYHGPDSYEARFSQYDWVFTPSYNPSPQQQQQDPSKDSRFVAVTPPLPPPPEQQPPPKPPRHRRSGARMSVRGGFHFSTPQHSSGSHYPPLYEDPQMDGPSNPVSEVESAPVAPPPSYIGYDNPIPSYASPAAYNPFEQPAHTNYNYAEVDPYLVAANYNTLHPEGPYGAPWGTGYPAYGYQYPPPPQPL, from the coding sequence ATGAGCACAAGTCCTCAAGAGGATTGGAGGACATATTTGGAGCCCGCGAGGCGATCTGTCTCGCTAAGTTCATCACCTTCTTACCATCATTCTTTTGGGCCGCAATCAGAGAACGAGCCCAACGATTCGCACCACTCATACCTACCACTGCAGCAGTCGGGGTCACACCGCGCGTTTCAAGACCCGACCCCATATTTCCAGAGCCGGTTTAACCCGGCAAATCAGATTGAAGAACCAATGGGTCATAACCCATTAGGCCCCGAAGACCATTTCCCTGAAGCTCAGGACATGGAGATGGATGATAACCCGGATCCCGCCAAACCACCATCTGGGACACTGACTCACCCCATCGAGATTTCGGATGGGTCgtcttttcatggatcaccttatcATGGTCCAGACAGCTATGAGGCGAGGTTTTCCCAATACGACTGGGTGTTTACTCCCTCTTACAACCCGTCTccgcagcagcaacagcaggatCCCTCGAAGGATTCACGTTTTGTAGCAGTCACTCCTCCGCTACCACCGCCGCCAGAGCAGCAACCGCCTCCGAAGCCACCGAGGCATAGGAGATCAGgagcacggatgtccgtgcgagggggattCCATTTTAGCACCCCTCAGCATTCAAGTGGCAGTCATTACCCGCCACTATATGAAGACCCACAGATGGATGGGCCTTCAAACCCAGTTTCTGAGGTGGAATCTGCGCCAgtcgcaccaccaccatcatacataggttatgataacccgattcCTTCCTACGCTAGTCCAGCAGCGTATAACCCTTTCGAGCAGCCAGCCCATACTAACTACAACTACGCCGAAGTTGACCCATACCTCGTAGCGGCGAACTACAATACTCTCcatcctgaagggccctatggaGCTCCCTGGGGGACTGGATACCCAGCCTATGGGTACCAatacccgccacctcctcaacctctgtag